The following proteins come from a genomic window of Achromobacter sp. AONIH1:
- a CDS encoding tripartite tricarboxylate transporter substrate binding protein: MKQAFLKQLAAAALGLALTAPGLSRAAWPDDKPITLIVPWAAGGSTDILARVLSEGLTQSLKQSVIVENRSGASGNIGSTYVARAKPDGYTLLVGSMSTHTMNQALYANMPFDGVKDFTPIAELALVTNTMVTHPSVPANNVREFIDYLKANPDKVAYASAGQGSTNHLSAALFEKAAGVKMVHVPYRGGAPAVLDTVAGRTQVLFSAGTQTLPHVQSGKLKLLAVTEEQRSPLLPGTPTVAETLPGYELSVWYGAFGPAGLPADLTTRLNKEINLILKRPDVVKKMADMGVLLLDTTPEQFAKTLTRDADKYGKLIKELGVTAE, from the coding sequence ATGAAGCAAGCATTCCTGAAACAGCTGGCCGCCGCGGCCCTGGGTCTCGCGCTGACGGCGCCCGGACTGAGCCGGGCCGCCTGGCCCGACGACAAGCCGATCACCCTGATCGTGCCCTGGGCAGCCGGCGGTTCCACCGACATCCTGGCGCGCGTGCTGTCCGAGGGACTGACCCAATCGCTGAAGCAATCGGTGATCGTGGAGAACCGCTCGGGCGCGTCCGGCAACATCGGCAGCACCTATGTCGCGCGCGCCAAGCCGGACGGTTACACGCTGCTGGTGGGCTCGATGAGCACGCACACGATGAACCAGGCGCTGTACGCCAACATGCCATTCGACGGCGTGAAAGACTTCACGCCCATCGCCGAACTGGCGCTGGTGACCAACACCATGGTCACGCATCCCTCGGTGCCCGCGAACAATGTGCGCGAGTTCATCGACTACCTGAAGGCCAATCCCGACAAGGTCGCCTACGCCTCGGCCGGACAGGGTTCGACCAATCACCTGAGCGCGGCGCTGTTCGAGAAGGCCGCGGGCGTGAAGATGGTGCACGTGCCCTATCGGGGCGGCGCGCCCGCCGTGCTGGACACAGTGGCCGGCCGCACCCAGGTCCTGTTCAGCGCCGGCACGCAGACGCTGCCGCACGTGCAGAGCGGCAAGCTCAAGCTGCTGGCCGTCACCGAGGAACAGCGCTCGCCGCTGCTGCCGGGCACGCCGACCGTGGCCGAGACCCTGCCCGGCTACGAGCTGTCGGTCTGGTACGGCGCGTTCGGTCCGGCGGGCCTGCCGGCCGACCTCACGACCCGGCTCAACAAGGAAATCAACCTGATCCTGAAACGGCCCGACGTCGTCAAGAAGATGGCGGACATGGGCGTGCTGCTGCTGGACACCACGCCCGAGCAGTTCGCCAAGACGCTGACGCGCGATGCCGACAAATACGGCAAGCTGATCAAGGAACTGGGAGTGACGGCCGAATGA
- a CDS encoding gamma-glutamyltransferase family protein produces MSSAFTARPEIRGTFGVVSSTHWLASQVAMGVLERGGNAFDAAAAGGFALQIVEPHLNGPGGEVPILFWSEDEQRMRALCGQGPAPVLATPAYFRSLGLDLVPGIGLLPATVPGAFSAWLTLLRDYGTWELADVLAPAIAYARDGFPLVPRISQAILAVQALFRDEWTSSAEVWLRNGRAPAPDALFRTPGIAATYTRIVEQAQAAGRDRRGRIEAALHIWHEGFVADEIDAYYTHAAVRDTTGQRNRGLLRKADLAQWRPGYDEPATVQYGRYTVAKCGPWSQGPAHLQQLAILRHLGMDGLDPESPQFVHRIAEAAKLAFADRTAWYGDPAFVEVPLQALLSEPYARTRAALINDTACPDWRPGQPEGRPPCLPDLDAARRTLAASDTRFGVGEPTFAALPPVAEWAERELFVGDTCQIDVIDRHGNMVAATPSGGWLSSSPVVPALGFPLTTRLQMTWLDDGVPGQLQPGKRPLTTLSPGLALRDGKPYMVYGTPGGDQQDQWTVQFFLRHAAGLNLQEAIEAPSWHVDHFPGSFWPRAFKRNRVTVESRMPAATIEALRQAGHEVVIGPAWSEGRISACTREAAPEGGLLLRAGANPRGMQGYAVGR; encoded by the coding sequence ATGTCCTCCGCATTCACCGCCCGCCCCGAAATCCGAGGCACCTTCGGCGTGGTGTCGTCCACGCACTGGCTCGCCTCGCAAGTCGCCATGGGCGTGCTGGAACGCGGCGGCAACGCCTTCGACGCCGCGGCGGCGGGCGGCTTCGCGCTGCAGATCGTCGAGCCGCACCTGAACGGCCCCGGCGGCGAGGTGCCTATCCTGTTCTGGAGCGAAGACGAGCAGCGCATGCGCGCGCTATGCGGCCAGGGACCGGCGCCCGTGCTGGCGACGCCGGCCTATTTCCGTAGTCTAGGTCTGGACCTGGTGCCCGGCATCGGCCTGTTGCCGGCAACCGTGCCGGGCGCCTTCAGCGCCTGGCTCACGCTGCTGCGCGACTACGGCACCTGGGAGCTGGCCGACGTGCTCGCGCCTGCCATTGCCTACGCCCGCGACGGATTTCCATTGGTGCCACGCATCTCCCAGGCCATCCTGGCGGTGCAGGCCCTGTTCCGCGACGAATGGACCAGCTCGGCCGAGGTCTGGCTGCGCAATGGCCGCGCGCCGGCGCCGGACGCCCTGTTCCGCACGCCCGGCATCGCGGCCACCTACACGCGCATCGTGGAACAGGCGCAAGCCGCCGGCCGGGACCGCCGCGGCCGCATCGAGGCCGCGCTGCATATCTGGCACGAAGGCTTCGTCGCCGACGAGATCGACGCCTATTACACACATGCGGCCGTGCGCGACACCACGGGCCAGCGCAACCGCGGCCTGCTGCGCAAGGCCGACCTGGCGCAGTGGCGGCCGGGCTACGACGAGCCGGCGACCGTGCAGTACGGCCGCTACACCGTGGCCAAATGCGGCCCCTGGTCGCAAGGCCCCGCGCATCTGCAACAGCTGGCCATCCTGCGCCACCTGGGCATGGACGGGCTGGACCCGGAATCGCCGCAGTTCGTGCATCGCATCGCCGAAGCCGCCAAGCTCGCCTTCGCCGACCGCACCGCCTGGTACGGCGATCCCGCCTTCGTGGAGGTGCCCTTGCAGGCGCTGCTGAGCGAGCCTTACGCGCGCACGCGCGCGGCGCTGATCAATGACACCGCCTGCCCCGACTGGCGGCCCGGCCAGCCCGAGGGACGGCCACCGTGCCTGCCCGACCTGGACGCGGCAAGGCGCACGCTGGCGGCGTCCGACACCCGGTTCGGCGTGGGCGAGCCCACCTTCGCCGCCCTGCCGCCCGTGGCCGAATGGGCCGAACGCGAATTGTTCGTGGGCGACACCTGCCAGATCGACGTCATCGACCGGCACGGCAACATGGTCGCCGCCACGCCCTCGGGCGGCTGGCTGTCGTCCAGCCCGGTGGTGCCGGCGCTGGGCTTTCCCCTGACCACGCGGCTGCAGATGACCTGGCTGGACGACGGCGTGCCAGGCCAGCTGCAGCCGGGCAAGCGCCCGCTTACCACGCTGTCGCCCGGTCTGGCGCTGCGCGACGGCAAGCCCTACATGGTGTACGGCACTCCCGGCGGCGACCAGCAGGACCAATGGACGGTGCAGTTCTTCCTGCGCCATGCCGCCGGCCTGAACCTGCAGGAGGCGATCGAAGCGCCATCGTGGCACGTCGATCACTTCCCGGGTTCGTTCTGGCCCCGCGCGTTCAAGCGCAACCGCGTCACGGTGGAATCGCGCATGCCCGCGGCCACCATTGAAGCCTTGCGCCAGGCCGGCCACGAGGTGGTGATCGGTCCGGCCTGGTCGGAGGGCCGCATCAGCGCCTGTACCCGCGAAGCGGCGCCGGAAGGCGGGCTGCTGCTGCGCGCGGGCGCGAATCCGCGCGGCATGCAGGGCTACGCGGTGGGTCGCTAG
- a CDS encoding recombinase family protein: protein MLVGYMRVSSDSDRQSTNLQRDALLAVGVDARHLFEDHASGAKDDRAGLARALEFVRPGDVLVVWKLDRLGRSLSHLLAIVTSLKKKQVAFRSLTENLDTTTPSGEFLFQVFGALAQYERALIQERVVAGLAAARKRGRIGGRPQAITGEKLEAIVAALDGGMSKAAVCRNFGVKRTTLIETLARVGWTGSRGASSR from the coding sequence ATGTTGGTAGGTTACATGCGCGTGTCGTCGGACTCCGACCGCCAGAGCACGAACTTGCAGCGCGATGCGCTGCTCGCCGTCGGCGTCGATGCGCGGCATCTGTTCGAGGATCATGCTTCCGGCGCGAAGGACGACCGCGCGGGCCTGGCGCGGGCGCTCGAATTCGTTCGCCCTGGCGACGTGTTGGTCGTGTGGAAGCTCGACCGGCTCGGCCGTTCGTTGTCGCACTTGCTCGCCATCGTGACCTCGCTCAAGAAAAAGCAGGTGGCGTTCCGCTCGCTGACGGAGAACCTGGATACCACGACGCCCTCGGGCGAGTTTCTGTTCCAGGTGTTCGGCGCGCTCGCGCAGTACGAACGCGCCTTGATCCAGGAACGTGTCGTCGCCGGTCTGGCTGCCGCCCGCAAACGCGGCCGGATCGGCGGCCGGCCGCAGGCGATCACCGGCGAGAAGCTGGAGGCCATCGTCGCTGCGCTCGATGGCGGCATGTCCAAGGCGGCGGTGTGCCGCAACTTCGGCGTCAAGCGAACCACGCTGATCGAGACCCTGGCACGGGTTGGTTGGACGGGCTCTCGTGGAGCGTCATCGCGATGA
- the phnE gene encoding phosphonate ABC transporter, permease protein PhnE, whose amino-acid sequence MNMALQASRTSVAPRSSLPMLITWAVILALLVMSWRGADMRPMDLLRDSGNMAQFAADFFPPNFRDWRMYLDEMIVTVQIAVWGTFLAIVLAVPLGLLCSSNMVPAWVYQPMRRLMDACRAINEMVFAMLFIVAVGLGPFAGVLALWVHTTGVLAKLFSEAVEAIDPRPVEGVRATGANALEEIVYGVIPQVLPLWISYSLYRFESNVRSASVVGIVGAGGIGTVLWDIIRSFRYAETCAVMIIIVAFVVVIDMTSARIRKALV is encoded by the coding sequence ATGAATATGGCCCTCCAGGCTTCCCGTACCTCCGTCGCCCCGCGCTCGTCGCTGCCCATGCTCATCACATGGGCCGTCATCCTGGCCCTGTTGGTCATGTCCTGGCGCGGCGCCGACATGCGGCCGATGGACCTGTTGCGCGATTCCGGCAACATGGCGCAGTTCGCCGCCGACTTCTTCCCGCCGAATTTCCGCGACTGGCGCATGTACCTGGACGAAATGATCGTCACGGTGCAGATCGCTGTCTGGGGCACCTTCCTGGCCATTGTGCTGGCCGTGCCGCTGGGCCTGCTGTGCTCGTCGAACATGGTGCCGGCCTGGGTCTACCAGCCCATGCGCCGGCTGATGGACGCTTGCCGCGCGATCAACGAAATGGTCTTCGCCATGCTGTTCATCGTGGCCGTCGGCCTGGGCCCGTTCGCCGGCGTGCTGGCGTTGTGGGTTCACACCACGGGCGTGCTGGCCAAGCTGTTCTCCGAGGCGGTCGAGGCCATCGACCCGCGCCCCGTGGAGGGCGTGCGGGCGACCGGCGCGAACGCGCTGGAGGAAATCGTCTACGGCGTGATCCCGCAGGTGTTGCCGCTGTGGATCTCGTACTCGCTGTACCGCTTCGAATCCAACGTGCGCTCGGCTTCGGTCGTGGGCATCGTGGGGGCGGGCGGCATCGGCACCGTGCTGTGGGACATCATCCGCAGCTTCCGCTACGCGGAGACCTGCGCGGTCATGATCATCATCGTCGCCTTCGTGGTGGTGATCGACATGACCTCGGCGCGGATCCGCAAGGCCTTGGTGTAG
- a CDS encoding chlorite dismutase family protein — translation MDTRLFAFVGADIGPWRIVRAETRVGEPLPEAKRLNVVSASELQSETNAPWILRGITSNERYVMRAEKNEIVAKQQGLARPEATCGALIPIRKNAAWWELTQDERRSVFEQSKHVQIGLQYLPAVARKLHHCRDLSENEPFDFLNWFEYAPIHEVEFNRLLSELRASEEWKYVDREVDIRLTQAQV, via the coding sequence ATGGATACACGATTATTTGCTTTCGTCGGCGCAGACATTGGCCCTTGGCGGATTGTCAGGGCCGAAACGAGAGTTGGCGAGCCCCTGCCTGAAGCCAAAAGGCTCAACGTCGTATCCGCTTCAGAGTTGCAGTCTGAAACCAATGCACCCTGGATACTTCGTGGAATAACCAGCAATGAACGATATGTCATGCGCGCAGAGAAGAATGAAATTGTAGCGAAGCAGCAAGGTCTGGCGCGCCCAGAAGCAACGTGCGGTGCGCTAATACCGATCCGGAAGAACGCAGCTTGGTGGGAGCTCACGCAAGACGAACGCCGGAGCGTTTTCGAACAGTCGAAGCACGTCCAAATCGGGCTTCAGTATTTGCCTGCAGTAGCGCGCAAGCTCCACCACTGCCGCGACCTCTCAGAGAATGAACCGTTCGATTTTCTGAATTGGTTCGAATACGCGCCAATTCATGAGGTTGAGTTCAACAGGCTGCTTTCCGAACTGCGTGCGTCAGAGGAATGGAAATACGTCGACCGAGAAGTCGATATTCGTCTTACGCAAGCACAGGTCTAA
- a CDS encoding LysR family transcriptional regulator — protein sequence MRSWRGWSWDDGNFGGSGLEPRDGARLGNRLKPRHLRLLADIARLGSLTRVAAAAGISQPAVTKALAELEDIFGAPLFERTGRGLRPTPLGELALLRAGRMRHDLELWAREIASVHEGRSAHLQVGAVPYVSATLLSAAASGLYRRHGATLTLHRATTDQLVPMLRGHELDCVISRATSTLVADDLTHHVLYRQRPCLVAHVASARRLARRKSDWAAVAGMDWVLPAAGTPTRRLIAEHFIHTGLRAPAPVLEAYSTDVIEGMLAADEALVSVLPDDIAAEVCQHGKLGRVPWDFGWELPPINLIRRREARALVAEEAFAAILLECCAGQKRQGPGPGA from the coding sequence ATGCGCTCGTGGCGGGGCTGGAGCTGGGATGACGGAAATTTCGGCGGTTCTGGCTTAGAACCCCGGGATGGCGCGCGGCTGGGCAACCGGCTCAAGCCCAGGCATCTGCGCCTGCTGGCCGACATCGCCCGGCTGGGTTCGCTGACGCGCGTGGCCGCGGCGGCGGGCATCAGCCAGCCGGCCGTGACCAAGGCGCTGGCGGAACTGGAAGACATCTTCGGCGCGCCGCTGTTCGAACGCACGGGACGGGGCCTGCGGCCGACGCCGCTGGGCGAGCTGGCGCTGCTGCGCGCCGGCCGCATGCGCCATGACCTGGAACTATGGGCGCGCGAGATCGCGTCGGTGCACGAGGGACGCTCGGCCCATCTGCAGGTGGGCGCGGTGCCCTATGTGTCGGCGACCTTGCTGAGCGCGGCCGCCAGCGGGCTGTACCGGCGGCACGGCGCGACCCTGACCCTGCATCGGGCCACCACCGATCAGCTGGTGCCGATGCTGCGCGGGCATGAACTCGACTGCGTCATCAGCCGGGCCACGTCGACGCTGGTGGCGGACGACCTGACCCACCATGTGCTCTACCGGCAGCGGCCGTGCCTGGTCGCCCATGTGGCATCGGCGCGGCGGCTTGCCCGCCGCAAATCCGACTGGGCGGCCGTGGCCGGCATGGACTGGGTCTTGCCTGCAGCCGGCACGCCGACCCGCCGGTTGATCGCCGAGCATTTCATCCACACGGGCCTGCGCGCGCCCGCGCCGGTGCTGGAAGCCTACTCGACCGACGTGATCGAGGGCATGCTGGCGGCCGACGAGGCGCTGGTTTCCGTGCTGCCGGATGACATCGCGGCGGAGGTCTGCCAGCACGGCAAGCTAGGCAGGGTGCCCTGGGATTTCGGCTGGGAGCTTCCGCCCATCAACCTGATCCGGCGCCGCGAGGCCCGGGCGCTGGTGGCGGAAGAGGCGTTCGCCGCCATCCTGCTGGAATGCTGCGCGGGGCAGAAGCGCCAGGGGCCTGGTCCCGGGGCTTAG
- a CDS encoding cupin domain-containing protein produces the protein MEMESRIFSVTEYIRPSDGEPIRSVVLETKDSAVVVWHAHPGQEITAHVHPDGQDTWTVISGEAEYYQGGGKVAHLKAGDIAIAKPGQVHGALNTSPVPFVFVSVVASGNAGFALAEK, from the coding sequence ATGGAAATGGAATCAAGAATATTTTCGGTAACAGAATATATTCGTCCGTCTGACGGCGAACCAATTCGTTCAGTGGTTCTGGAAACCAAGGACTCAGCAGTTGTTGTTTGGCATGCCCATCCTGGGCAAGAAATAACCGCTCATGTTCACCCGGACGGCCAAGATACTTGGACGGTTATCTCTGGAGAGGCTGAGTATTACCAAGGAGGCGGCAAAGTCGCTCATCTAAAGGCTGGAGATATTGCCATAGCAAAACCTGGCCAAGTGCATGGCGCTCTAAATACTAGTCCAGTGCCGTTTGTATTTGTCTCAGTGGTTGCATCTGGCAACGCGGGTTTTGCGTTGGCTGAAAAATAG
- a CDS encoding GAF domain-containing protein has translation MSALLPLPAAGQDELRRIEQAYADADPLAALAAIDAYAGAALAHALFTVNRHDAARMRVVRLYSSNPSAYPPGGGKDKAGTAWGRHVLLEHKVFVGEGEDAIQAFFDDHAAIQALGLRSVINVPVVLDGACLGTLNFLMPRPAVSASNLHTARLLGLVALPALRALCAGA, from the coding sequence ATGAGCGCCTTGCTGCCGCTTCCAGCCGCAGGGCAGGACGAATTGCGGCGGATCGAGCAGGCCTACGCCGATGCCGATCCGCTGGCCGCGCTCGCGGCGATCGACGCCTACGCCGGCGCGGCGCTGGCCCACGCCTTGTTCACGGTCAACCGGCATGATGCGGCGCGCATGCGCGTGGTCCGGCTGTACAGCTCGAATCCGTCCGCCTACCCGCCGGGCGGCGGCAAGGACAAGGCCGGCACGGCGTGGGGCCGGCATGTCCTGCTTGAACACAAGGTGTTCGTGGGCGAAGGCGAGGACGCGATCCAGGCCTTCTTCGACGACCATGCCGCCATCCAGGCGCTGGGACTGCGCTCGGTGATCAACGTGCCGGTGGTGCTGGACGGCGCCTGCCTGGGCACGCTGAACTTCCTGATGCCGCGCCCGGCGGTGTCGGCATCAAACCTGCACACGGCCCGACTGCTGGGCCTGGTCGCCCTGCCCGCGCTGCGGGCGCTCTGCGCCGGGGCATGA
- a CDS encoding type II toxin-antitoxin system mRNA interferase toxin, RelE/StbE family, whose product MRVVWTPEAQQDRADVWDYIAADNPRAAARMDEIFSDAAARLIQHPMLGKPGKIPGTRELIPHESYRLVYQIDGETVWILTLVHTARLWPPVRD is encoded by the coding sequence GTGAGGGTTGTTTGGACGCCCGAAGCGCAGCAAGACCGTGCCGATGTGTGGGACTACATCGCAGCCGACAATCCGCGCGCGGCGGCCCGGATGGATGAGATTTTCAGCGACGCGGCCGCCCGCTTGATCCAGCACCCCATGCTGGGCAAGCCGGGAAAGATTCCCGGGACCCGCGAGTTGATCCCGCACGAAAGCTATCGCCTGGTGTATCAGATCGACGGCGAAACGGTGTGGATACTGACGCTGGTTCATACTGCCCGCCTGTGGCCGCCTGTGCGCGATTAA
- a CDS encoding Tn3 family transposase gives MTTKSERLTVLSDAEQEALYGLPDFDDAQRLEYLALTETELALASSRPGLHAQVYCILQIGYFKAKHAFFRFDWSEVEHDCAFVLSRYFHGESFEHKPISKHEHYTQREWIADLFGYRPWAAEFLAQLAQQAAQTVRRDVMPGFIAAELIVWLNEHKIIRPGYTTLQELVSEALSAERRRLAGLLSEVLDESAKAALGRLLVRDDTLSQLAALKQDAKDFGWRQMAREREKRATLEPLHRIAKALLPKLGVSQQNLLYYASLANFYTVHDLRNLKADQTYLYLLCYAWVRYRQLSDNLVDAMAYHMKQLEDESSAGAKQSFVAEQVRRQQDTPQVGRLLSLYIDDSVPDPTPFGDVRQRAYKIMPRDTLQTTAQRMSVKPVSKLALHWQAVDGLAERIRRHLRPLYVALDLAGTDPGSPWLVALAWAKDVFAKQQRLSQRPLAECPAATLPKRLRPYLLTFDADGKPTDLHADRYEFWLYRQVRKRFQSGELYLDDSLQHRHFSDELVSLDEKAAVLAQIDIPFLRQPLDAQLDALATELRAQWLAFNRELKQGKLTHLEYDKDTQKLTWRKPKGENQKAREKAFYEQLPFCDVADVFRFVNGQCQFLSALTPLQPRYAKKVADADSLMAVIIAQAMNHGNQVMARTSDIPYHVLESAYQQYLRHATLHAANDCISNAIAALPIFPYYSFDLDALYGAVDGQKFGVERPTVKARHSRKYFGRGKGVVAYTLLCNHVPLNGYLIGAHDYEAHHVFDIWYRNTSDIVPTAITGDMHSVNKANFAILHWFGLRFEPRFTDLGDQLKELYSADDPALYDQCLIRPAGRIDRDLIVSEKPNLDQIVATLGLKEMTQGTLIRKLCTYTAPNPTRRAVFEFDKLIRSIYTLRYLRDPQLERNVHRSQNRIESYHQLRSTIAQVGGKKELTGRTDIEIEISNQCARLIANAVIFYNSAILSRLLMKYEASGNAKAHALLTQISPAAWRHILLNGHYTFQSDGKMIDLDALVAGLELG, from the coding sequence ATGACGACCAAGAGCGAACGATTGACCGTCCTGTCGGACGCCGAGCAGGAAGCCCTGTACGGCCTGCCGGACTTCGACGACGCCCAGCGGCTGGAATACTTGGCGTTGACTGAAACCGAACTGGCGCTCGCCAGCAGCCGGCCTGGTCTCCATGCCCAGGTCTATTGCATCTTGCAGATCGGTTACTTCAAGGCCAAGCATGCCTTCTTCCGCTTCGACTGGAGTGAGGTCGAGCACGATTGCGCCTTCGTGCTGAGCCGCTACTTCCACGGCGAGTCCTTCGAGCACAAGCCAATCTCCAAGCACGAGCACTACACCCAGCGCGAGTGGATTGCCGATCTGTTCGGCTACCGGCCGTGGGCGGCCGAGTTCCTGGCGCAGCTCGCGCAGCAGGCCGCGCAGACCGTGCGGCGCGACGTGATGCCGGGGTTCATCGCCGCCGAGCTGATCGTCTGGCTAAACGAGCACAAGATCATCCGGCCCGGCTATACCACCCTGCAAGAGCTGGTGAGCGAAGCCCTGTCCGCCGAGCGTCGGCGGCTGGCTGGCCTGCTGTCGGAAGTGTTGGACGAATCGGCCAAGGCCGCGCTGGGTCGGCTTCTAGTGCGTGACGACACCCTGTCGCAATTGGCGGCGCTCAAGCAGGACGCCAAGGACTTTGGCTGGCGTCAGATGGCCCGCGAACGCGAAAAGCGCGCCACGCTGGAGCCGCTGCACCGGATCGCCAAGGCGCTGCTGCCCAAGCTCGGCGTCTCGCAGCAGAATCTGCTGTACTACGCCAGCCTGGCGAACTTCTACACCGTCCACGATCTACGCAACCTGAAGGCCGATCAGACCTACCTCTACCTGCTTTGCTATGCCTGGGTGCGCTACCGGCAGCTTTCCGACAACCTGGTCGATGCGATGGCCTACCACATGAAGCAGTTGGAGGACGAAAGCAGTGCGGGCGCAAAGCAATCCTTTGTCGCCGAGCAGGTGCGCCGTCAGCAAGACACACCGCAGGTCGGCCGCCTGCTGTCGCTTTACATCGACGACAGCGTGCCCGATCCCACGCCGTTCGGCGATGTGCGCCAGCGCGCCTACAAAATCATGCCCCGCGATACGCTGCAAACCACCGCGCAGCGCATGAGCGTGAAGCCGGTGAGCAAGCTGGCTTTGCACTGGCAGGCGGTGGACGGCCTGGCTGAGCGCATCCGCCGCCATCTTCGGCCGCTGTATGTCGCGCTCGACCTCGCTGGCACTGATCCGGGCAGCCCGTGGCTCGTGGCGCTGGCCTGGGCCAAGGACGTGTTCGCCAAACAGCAGCGCCTATCGCAACGGCCGCTCGCCGAATGTCCAGCGGCCACGCTGCCGAAACGCTTGCGACCGTACCTGCTGACCTTCGATGCCGATGGCAAGCCGACGGACCTGCATGCCGACCGCTACGAGTTCTGGCTGTACCGCCAGGTCAGGAAGCGCTTCCAGTCGGGTGAACTCTACCTCGACGACAGCTTGCAGCACCGGCATTTTTCCGACGAGCTGGTTTCGCTGGATGAGAAGGCCGCCGTGCTGGCGCAGATCGACATCCCGTTCCTGCGGCAGCCACTCGATGCCCAGCTCGATGCGCTCGCGACCGAGCTGCGCGCTCAGTGGCTGGCCTTCAACCGCGAGCTGAAGCAGGGCAAGCTGACGCACCTAGAATACGACAAGGACACGCAGAAGCTGACATGGCGCAAGCCCAAGGGCGAGAACCAGAAGGCGCGCGAGAAGGCGTTCTACGAGCAACTGCCGTTCTGCGACGTGGCCGACGTGTTCCGCTTCGTCAACGGCCAGTGCCAGTTCCTGTCGGCGCTGACGCCTTTGCAGCCGCGCTATGCGAAGAAGGTCGCCGACGCCGACAGCCTGATGGCGGTCATCATCGCGCAGGCGATGAACCACGGCAACCAGGTCATGGCACGCACCAGCGACATCCCGTACCACGTGCTGGAGAGCGCCTACCAACAGTACCTGCGCCACGCAACGCTGCACGCGGCCAACGACTGCATCAGCAACGCCATCGCCGCGCTGCCGATCTTCCCGTACTACTCGTTCGACCTCGATGCACTGTACGGTGCCGTCGATGGTCAGAAATTCGGCGTCGAGCGGCCGACCGTGAAAGCGCGCCACTCGCGCAAATACTTTGGGCGCGGCAAGGGCGTGGTCGCCTACACGCTGCTGTGCAACCACGTGCCGCTCAACGGCTACCTGATCGGCGCGCACGATTACGAGGCCCATCACGTGTTCGACATCTGGTATCGCAACACGTCGGACATCGTGCCGACCGCGATCACCGGCGACATGCACAGCGTCAACAAGGCCAACTTCGCTATCCTGCACTGGTTCGGCCTGCGTTTCGAGCCGCGCTTCACCGACCTTGGCGATCAGTTGAAGGAACTCTACAGTGCCGACGATCCGGCGCTGTACGATCAGTGCCTGATCCGGCCGGCCGGGAGAATCGACCGCGATCTCATAGTCAGCGAGAAGCCGAACCTCGACCAGATTGTCGCCACGCTCGGACTGAAGGAGATGACGCAGGGCACGCTGATCCGCAAGCTATGCACCTACACCGCGCCGAACCCCACGCGGCGCGCGGTGTTCGAGTTCGACAAGCTCATCCGCAGCATCTACACGCTGCGCTACCTGCGCGATCCGCAACTGGAGCGCAACGTTCACCGCTCACAGAACCGCATCGAGTCCTATCACCAGCTACGCTCAACCATCGCCCAGGTCGGCGGCAAGAAGGAATTGACCGGGCGCACCGACATCGAAATTGAGATCAGCAACCAGTGCGCCAGGCTGATCGCCAACGCGGTCATCTTCTACAACTCGGCCATCCTCTCGCGGCTGCTGATGAAGTACGAGGCGAGCGGCAACGCCAAGGCGCACGCTCTCCTGACCCAGATATCGCCGGCGGCCTGGCGGCACATCCTGCTGAACGGGCATTACACCTTCCAGAGCGACGGCAAGATGATCGACCTGGATGCGCTCGTGGCGGGGCTGGAGCTGGGATGA